A part of Melittangium boletus DSM 14713 genomic DNA contains:
- the bioD gene encoding dethiobiotin synthase: MARRGTSPLPPRFFVTGTDTGVGKTQASCALLSLLADAGHAPQGFKPYESGCASLNAPADALALREAARSDLPLELVCPHRFRAPLAPGIAARRLGREPDWRVTLAAWERVGRGSVVVEGAGGLFVPLDASHDVIDLIAALELPVVLVARAGLGTLNHTALSLAALAARNIPVAAVLLSRSAPTRDPSERDNAALLAERHALQVLGPVPYLVESRRRHAAFRAALAPLVPDRARAR; the protein is encoded by the coding sequence ATGGCTCGTCGAGGTACTTCACCCCTCCCTCCCCGCTTCTTCGTCACGGGCACCGACACCGGCGTGGGCAAGACGCAGGCGTCGTGCGCGCTGCTGTCCCTGCTCGCCGACGCGGGGCATGCCCCCCAGGGCTTCAAGCCCTACGAGAGCGGGTGTGCCTCCTTGAATGCGCCCGCGGATGCGCTGGCCCTGCGCGAGGCCGCTCGCAGCGATCTGCCCTTGGAACTCGTCTGTCCCCACCGTTTCCGCGCGCCCCTTGCCCCGGGCATCGCCGCGCGCCGCCTCGGCCGCGAGCCCGACTGGCGGGTCACCCTCGCGGCCTGGGAGCGCGTGGGGCGGGGGTCCGTGGTCGTCGAGGGCGCGGGCGGCCTCTTCGTCCCGCTCGATGCATCGCATGACGTCATCGATCTCATCGCCGCGCTCGAATTGCCCGTGGTGCTCGTGGCCCGCGCGGGCCTGGGGACGCTCAATCACACAGCCCTGTCGCTCGCCGCGCTCGCCGCGCGCAACATCCCCGTAGCGGCCGTGCTGCTGTCGCGCTCCGCTCCCACGCGCGATCCCTCCGAGCGCGACAACGCCGCGCTCCTCGCCGAGCGGCATGCGCTACAGGTCCTGGGGCCCGTTCCCTACCTGGTGGAGTCCCGCCGACGTCACGCGGCCTTCCGCGCGGCCCTCGCGCCGCTCGTCCCCGATCGCGCGCGAGCCCGATAA
- a CDS encoding NAD(P)/FAD-dependent oxidoreductase: MSSQTRKFGQAVVIGGSIAGLLSARVLSEHFEKVIVLERDPFPSGPETRKGAPQGHHVHALLEAGLKVLEELFPGMPREMEGEGVERIDMARDAAWLQSGSWKTRYEGNVESILVSRPFLEWKVRGRVAALPNVELRQGISVEQLRLDAARTRVSGVKVKGPEGEQVLDSALVVDASGRGSRTPQWLEALGFGTVPQEQVRIDMGYTSRFYERPAGFDAWKILVINGRAPETRRSGFISNVEGNRWIVSLNGYFGDHAPVDDQGFLEFARRLPTPHLYEYIRQARPLTPPSLHKISASRWLHYERMARMPEGLVLLGDSVCSLNPVFGQGMTVAALGAKLLGDTLSRARGTPSGPPLELTRRFQKDLGKIVGLCWFLTTTQDLAYPEAEGHRKPGLKFLQWSFNNMIDLTSVDAHACQRFYDVLHMRKGLEGLLDPGFARALLTYNLKSLLVPRARRANLDTLPPHPSARGGKDAGRMDSAA; the protein is encoded by the coding sequence ATGTCATCCCAGACGCGGAAGTTCGGTCAGGCGGTCGTCATCGGAGGAAGCATCGCGGGACTGTTGAGCGCTCGCGTGCTGTCGGAGCACTTCGAGAAGGTCATCGTCCTGGAGCGGGATCCATTCCCCTCGGGTCCGGAAACGCGCAAGGGCGCGCCGCAAGGCCATCACGTCCATGCCCTGCTGGAAGCGGGGTTGAAGGTGTTGGAGGAGTTGTTCCCCGGAATGCCGCGGGAAATGGAGGGCGAGGGCGTCGAGCGCATCGACATGGCGAGGGATGCCGCCTGGCTCCAGTCCGGCAGTTGGAAGACGCGCTACGAAGGGAACGTCGAGAGCATCCTCGTGTCCCGGCCCTTCCTGGAGTGGAAGGTGCGTGGCCGCGTCGCCGCGCTGCCGAACGTGGAGCTGCGCCAGGGCATCAGCGTCGAGCAACTGCGGCTGGACGCCGCGCGAACCCGCGTCAGCGGAGTGAAGGTGAAGGGCCCCGAGGGAGAGCAGGTGCTCGACAGCGCGCTGGTGGTGGACGCCAGCGGCCGGGGCTCGAGGACGCCGCAGTGGCTGGAGGCGCTGGGCTTCGGCACCGTGCCCCAGGAGCAGGTGCGCATCGACATGGGGTACACGAGTCGCTTCTATGAGCGGCCCGCGGGTTTCGACGCGTGGAAGATCCTCGTCATCAACGGCCGGGCTCCGGAGACGCGGCGCTCGGGGTTCATCTCCAACGTGGAGGGCAATCGGTGGATCGTCAGCCTCAACGGCTACTTCGGCGATCACGCCCCCGTCGACGACCAGGGCTTCCTGGAGTTCGCGCGCCGCCTGCCCACGCCCCACCTGTATGAGTACATCCGCCAGGCCCGGCCCCTGACCCCCCCCTCGCTCCACAAGATTTCCGCGAGCCGCTGGCTGCACTACGAGCGCATGGCGCGCATGCCCGAGGGCCTCGTGCTGCTGGGGGACTCGGTCTGCTCGCTCAATCCCGTCTTCGGCCAGGGCATGACGGTGGCCGCCCTGGGGGCGAAGCTGCTCGGCGACACGCTGTCCCGCGCGCGCGGCACACCGTCGGGCCCGCCTCTCGAGCTGACGCGGCGCTTCCAGAAGGACCTCGGCAAGATCGTGGGCCTGTGCTGGTTCCTCACCACCACCCAGGATCTGGCCTACCCGGAAGCCGAGGGCCACCGCAAACCCGGCCTCAAGTTCCTGCAGTGGTCCTTCAACAACATGATCGACCTGACGTCGGTGGACGCACACGCCTGCCAGCGCTTCTACGACGTGCTGCACATGCGCAAGGGCCTGGAGGGGCTGTTGGACCCGGGCTTCGCCAGGGCACTGCTCACCTACAACCTCAAGAGCCTGCTCGTCCCGCGCGCCCGGCGGGCCAACCTGGACACCCTGCCCCCCCATCCCTCGGCGCGGGGCGGCAAGGATGCCGGGAGGATGGACAGCGCCGCCTGA
- a CDS encoding SDR family NAD(P)-dependent oxidoreductase, with amino-acid sequence MGKLEQKVAIITGASRGIGAAVARRLASDGAKVVVNYVRNADAAAAVVASIQAAGGDALAVCADVADESQMQALFTTTLERHGRLDILVNNAAAFGSAPLDQIDRGLFQQLVDVNIWGVLVGCRLAGRHMTTGGRVINFSSIGVHKGFAGGGMYAATKAAVESLTRTAATELAPRDISVNALIVGQVATDMGAEVPMKMRQQIAAQTLIGKIGRPEDVGGVVSFLASDDARWVTGQTLGVNGGYLMR; translated from the coding sequence ATGGGCAAGCTCGAACAGAAAGTGGCCATCATCACGGGGGCCTCGCGAGGAATCGGTGCCGCCGTCGCGCGGCGTCTGGCGTCCGACGGCGCCAAGGTCGTGGTGAACTACGTGCGCAACGCGGATGCCGCGGCGGCGGTGGTGGCCTCCATCCAGGCGGCCGGAGGAGATGCACTCGCCGTGTGCGCGGACGTGGCCGACGAGTCTCAGATGCAGGCGCTCTTCACGACGACCCTGGAGCGCCATGGCCGCCTGGACATCCTGGTCAACAACGCGGCCGCCTTCGGCTCCGCGCCGCTCGACCAGATTGACCGGGGGCTGTTCCAGCAACTGGTGGACGTCAACATCTGGGGCGTGTTGGTGGGGTGTCGTCTGGCGGGACGGCACATGACGACGGGCGGGCGCGTCATCAACTTCTCGTCCATTGGCGTGCACAAGGGCTTCGCGGGCGGCGGCATGTACGCGGCCACGAAGGCGGCCGTCGAGTCCCTCACGCGCACCGCCGCCACCGAGCTGGCCCCTCGCGACATCTCCGTCAACGCGCTCATCGTCGGCCAGGTGGCCACGGACATGGGGGCCGAGGTGCCCATGAAGATGCGCCAGCAGATCGCCGCCCAGACGTTGATCGGGAAGATTGGCCGCCCGGAGGACGTCGGGGGGGTGGTCTCGTTCCTCGCATCCGATGACGCCCGGTGGGTGACGGGTCAGACGCTCGGTGTCAATGGGGGGTATTTGATGCGGTGA
- the bioF gene encoding 8-amino-7-oxononanoate synthase, producing MTAPSPTGVATAWAQEELEALKARGLRRFLEPLDSPQGPLVRVGGETLVNFSSNDYLGLAGSPTVRAAAAAALEVHGVGSGASRLVVGDTAAHHRLEARLAAFERSEAALVFNSGYAANVGTLQALVGPEDVVFSDALNHASLIDGCRLSRARTVVYPHADVEALTRALASTPARRRLVVTDSVFSMDGDVAPLRDIVEVCQAHGAALLVDEAHATGVLGERGAGLCEELGLESAVDVRMGTLSKSLGGLGAYIAASRPVVDFVLQRARPLVFSTALPAALCAAAEAAVDIVERDDALRARLWRNIHRFSKGLRELGFIAEPRSAVFPVIVGDAPRAVAASQALRARGLLVKAIRPPTVPEGTSRLRFCLSAAHTEGQLDLALSALRALNL from the coding sequence GTGACAGCACCATCCCCCACGGGCGTGGCCACGGCGTGGGCCCAGGAAGAACTGGAGGCCTTGAAGGCCCGGGGCTTGCGCCGCTTCCTGGAGCCGCTCGACTCGCCTCAAGGCCCCCTCGTGCGGGTCGGCGGCGAAACGCTCGTCAACTTCTCCTCCAATGACTACCTGGGGCTGGCCGGCTCGCCCACGGTGCGCGCCGCCGCCGCCGCCGCCCTGGAGGTTCATGGCGTGGGCTCGGGCGCCAGCCGGCTCGTGGTGGGGGACACCGCCGCGCACCACCGTCTGGAGGCCCGGCTCGCCGCCTTCGAGCGTTCCGAGGCCGCGCTCGTCTTCAATTCGGGCTACGCCGCCAACGTGGGCACGCTCCAGGCGCTCGTGGGCCCCGAGGATGTCGTCTTCTCCGATGCCCTCAACCACGCCTCGCTCATCGACGGCTGCCGCCTGTCGCGTGCCCGCACGGTCGTCTACCCCCATGCGGATGTCGAGGCGCTGACGCGGGCCCTGGCCTCCACCCCCGCGCGCCGCCGGCTCGTCGTCACCGACAGCGTGTTCTCCATGGACGGGGACGTCGCGCCCCTGCGCGACATCGTCGAGGTGTGCCAGGCCCATGGGGCCGCGCTGCTCGTGGACGAGGCCCATGCCACGGGCGTGCTGGGCGAGCGGGGCGCCGGGCTGTGCGAGGAACTGGGGCTGGAGTCGGCCGTGGACGTGCGCATGGGCACCTTGAGCAAGTCGCTCGGCGGGCTGGGGGCGTACATCGCCGCGTCCCGTCCCGTGGTGGACTTCGTGCTCCAGCGCGCCCGGCCGCTCGTCTTCTCCACGGCGCTGCCCGCGGCCCTGTGTGCCGCCGCCGAGGCCGCCGTGGACATCGTCGAGCGGGATGACGCGCTCCGGGCCCGGTTGTGGCGCAACATCCACCGCTTCTCCAAGGGCCTGCGGGAACTCGGCTTCATCGCCGAGCCCCGGAGCGCCGTCTTCCCCGTCATCGTGGGAGACGCCCCGCGCGCCGTCGCCGCCTCGCAGGCGCTTCGCGCGCGCGGGCTGCTCGTGAAGGCCATCCGTCCGCCCACCGTCCCCGAGGGCACCAGCCGCTTGCGCTTCTGCCTCTCCGCCGCGCACACCGAGGGCCAGCTCGACCTGGCGCTCTCGGCCCTGCGCGCGCTCAACCTGTGA
- a CDS encoding DUF3396 domain-containing protein, with product MAHSLDVYVRAIGPGTLCRFFDADGYSQPLDEFEWSRIRREVLEESWASFDLWDTSGSEALYRAEYSGAPLGDPVLAERPHASCALSFWLPTEYLEEHGPERLRELALELAAPLPLCFGQVGFSFNGWTDLLGVLRLIRELCFRYPGMDIPEFSWLSWKLGDRVRGPSWMTFLGQPVLGELGGAEGLRSRLSSPGTTVQALEGARAVVTLGSAPDAGDTEQGNVLPAYRELARVLEPWLYRGPDDNSLDFTAEDMRRWERRFLD from the coding sequence GTGGCCCATTCACTGGACGTTTATGTCAGAGCCATAGGTCCCGGCACCCTCTGCCGTTTCTTCGACGCGGATGGGTACTCGCAACCGTTGGATGAATTCGAATGGAGCCGCATCCGACGGGAAGTGCTTGAGGAGTCGTGGGCATCCTTCGATTTGTGGGACACGTCCGGTAGCGAAGCGCTCTACCGTGCCGAATACTCAGGTGCACCTCTTGGTGACCCTGTCCTGGCAGAAAGGCCTCATGCCTCGTGCGCGTTGAGCTTCTGGCTTCCCACCGAATATCTGGAAGAGCATGGCCCCGAACGCCTGCGCGAGTTGGCGCTGGAGTTGGCTGCCCCTCTGCCTCTTTGCTTTGGACAGGTTGGCTTTTCGTTCAATGGATGGACGGACTTACTGGGTGTCCTGCGGCTGATTCGTGAATTGTGTTTCCGTTACCCTGGCATGGATATTCCCGAGTTCAGTTGGCTCTCCTGGAAGCTGGGAGACCGCGTGCGTGGTCCGTCGTGGATGACGTTCCTGGGCCAGCCGGTGCTCGGGGAGTTGGGCGGAGCGGAAGGCTTGCGCTCCCGGTTGTCGTCGCCGGGAACCACGGTCCAGGCGTTGGAGGGAGCGCGCGCGGTGGTCACCCTGGGCTCCGCCCCCGATGCGGGAGACACCGAGCAGGGCAACGTGCTCCCCGCCTATCGCGAACTGGCTCGTGTCCTGGAACCCTGGCTCTACCGAGGGCCGGACGACAACTCCCTCGACTTCACCGCCGAGGACATGCGCCGCTGGGAGCGGCGCTTCCTCGATTGA
- a CDS encoding DUF3396 domain-containing protein encodes MKALVPRIRIQAQDGVCLLRDGLSLCFYIRHPHREIAQAVVHALDVYIKAVGPGTLSRFFGADGYSQPLDEFEWSRIRREVLEDPWASFGLFDKSGSEDLYHAEYFGKPVGNPSLLGDPFGTGERHASCALEFWLPTEYLEAHGPERLRELALELASPLPFGFGQVGFSFNGWLDIMGVSRMIRERCFRYPGMDIPELSWLSWKLGDRVRGPSWMTFLGQPVLGELGGAEGLRSRLSSPGTTVHALEGERAVVTLGPAPDAGDTEQGNVLPAYRELARVLEPWLYRGPDDNSLDFTAEDMRRWERRFLD; translated from the coding sequence ATGAAGGCGTTGGTTCCACGTATTCGTATCCAAGCGCAGGATGGAGTCTGTTTGCTTCGGGACGGATTGAGCCTCTGCTTCTATATTCGTCATCCCCATCGGGAAATCGCACAAGCCGTAGTCCATGCGCTAGATGTTTACATCAAGGCTGTTGGTCCTGGCACATTGAGTCGGTTTTTCGGCGCGGATGGTTATTCACAGCCGTTGGATGAGTTTGAGTGGAGCCGCATCCGACGGGAAGTGCTTGAGGATCCATGGGCTTCATTCGGCTTGTTCGATAAGTCCGGTAGCGAGGATCTCTATCATGCCGAGTATTTCGGAAAACCCGTTGGCAATCCTTCACTGCTCGGCGACCCTTTCGGGACGGGAGAACGCCATGCATCGTGTGCATTGGAGTTCTGGCTTCCCACCGAATATCTGGAGGCGCATGGCCCCGAACGCCTGCGCGAGTTGGCGCTGGAGTTGGCTTCTCCACTGCCTTTCGGCTTCGGTCAGGTTGGTTTTTCTTTCAATGGATGGTTAGATATCATGGGTGTTTCGCGGATGATTCGCGAGCGGTGTTTTCGCTACCCAGGCATGGATATCCCTGAGCTGAGTTGGCTCTCCTGGAAGCTGGGAGACCGCGTGCGTGGTCCGTCGTGGATGACGTTCCTGGGCCAGCCGGTGCTCGGGGAGTTGGGCGGAGCGGAAGGCTTGCGCTCCCGGTTGTCGTCGCCGGGAACCACGGTCCATGCGTTGGAGGGAGAGCGCGCGGTGGTCACCCTGGGTCCCGCCCCCGACGCGGGAGACACCGAGCAGGGCAACGTGCTCCCCGCCTATCGGGAGCTGGCACGCGTCCTGGAACCCTGGCTCTACCGAGGGCCGGACGACAACTCCCTCGACTTCACCGCCGAGGACATGCGTCGCTGGGAGCGGCGCTTCCTCGATTGA
- a CDS encoding OPT family oligopeptide transporter, whose product MKPEPAAATAADPKAVPEFQPYIPAERTDVAEFTPKAIGIGVFFGIVFGAATVYLALKAGLTVSASIPIAVLAISLLKKLGGSTILENNVVQTIGSAGESIAAGVVFTLPGFLFLSADSRGASFFEYWTIFTLALLGGVLGTLMMVPLRRSLIVKEHGNLPYPEGAACASVLIAGEKGGNLARIAFQGVGFAFVYALLQKIVKLIAETPALVTKQTNKYFPSATLNGDITPEYLGVGYIVGPKIAGVLVAGGVLAWLGLIPLLATLVPGDTIAEQLVKLGYLQSLTTAGGPGNWNPATHTFGDTAGAIYRAYVRQIGAGAVAAGGFITLIKTLPTIVSAFRESLSSFKEGASKAVQKRTENDLPITVVLFGSAALILVMAVLPFLPGSVLGRLLLGVLIVVFGFFFVTVASRIVGIIGSSSNPISGMTIATLMATCLIFIGIGWTGDVYQPMALCVGGMVCIAAANAGATSQDLKTGYLVGATPRAQQIGLMIGAVAAAIVIGLTMQLLDTPTAELRAQGVEHMIGTDKFPAPQGTLMATLIKGLLSFNLDWQFVLVGVFLSVTMELCGVKSLSFAVGAYLPLSTTAPIFVGGALKGLSDFMAARKGEHVEESELGPGNLFSTGLVAGGALAGVVVAMLSVNEGVNAAISKLSVEHALQSAVGESGYHLIGVLAFALMCGVLYRVSRKPAEV is encoded by the coding sequence ATGAAGCCCGAACCCGCTGCCGCCACGGCGGCAGACCCCAAGGCAGTCCCCGAGTTCCAGCCGTACATTCCCGCCGAGCGGACCGACGTGGCCGAGTTCACGCCCAAGGCCATCGGCATTGGCGTGTTCTTCGGCATCGTCTTCGGCGCCGCCACGGTGTACCTGGCGCTCAAGGCGGGCCTGACGGTCTCGGCGTCCATTCCCATCGCGGTGCTCGCCATCTCCCTGCTCAAGAAGCTGGGAGGCTCGACGATCCTCGAGAACAACGTGGTGCAGACCATCGGCTCGGCGGGCGAGTCCATCGCCGCGGGCGTGGTGTTCACCCTGCCCGGCTTCCTCTTCCTGAGCGCGGACAGCCGGGGCGCGAGCTTCTTCGAGTACTGGACCATCTTCACGCTGGCGCTGCTCGGCGGCGTGCTGGGCACGTTGATGATGGTGCCCCTGCGCCGCTCGCTCATCGTCAAGGAGCACGGCAACCTGCCCTACCCCGAGGGCGCGGCATGCGCCTCGGTGCTCATCGCGGGCGAGAAGGGCGGCAACCTCGCGAGGATCGCCTTCCAGGGCGTGGGCTTCGCGTTCGTGTACGCGCTCCTGCAGAAGATCGTGAAGCTCATCGCGGAGACGCCCGCGCTGGTGACGAAGCAGACGAACAAGTACTTCCCCTCGGCCACGCTCAACGGCGACATCACCCCCGAGTACCTGGGCGTGGGCTACATCGTCGGCCCGAAGATCGCCGGCGTGCTGGTGGCCGGCGGCGTGCTCGCCTGGCTCGGCCTCATCCCGCTGCTGGCCACCCTGGTGCCGGGAGACACCATCGCCGAGCAGCTCGTGAAGCTCGGCTATCTGCAGAGCCTCACCACGGCGGGAGGCCCGGGCAACTGGAACCCCGCGACGCACACCTTCGGAGACACGGCCGGAGCCATCTACCGTGCCTACGTGCGGCAGATTGGCGCGGGCGCGGTGGCCGCGGGCGGCTTCATCACGCTCATCAAGACGCTGCCCACCATCGTCTCGGCCTTCCGGGAAAGCCTCTCGTCGTTCAAGGAAGGCGCGAGCAAGGCCGTGCAGAAGCGCACCGAGAACGACCTGCCCATCACCGTGGTGCTCTTCGGCAGCGCGGCCCTCATCCTGGTGATGGCCGTCCTGCCCTTCCTGCCGGGCAGTGTGCTCGGCCGGCTGCTGCTGGGCGTGCTCATCGTGGTGTTCGGCTTCTTCTTCGTGACGGTGGCCTCGCGCATCGTGGGCATCATCGGCTCGTCGTCCAACCCCATCTCCGGCATGACGATCGCCACGCTCATGGCCACCTGCCTCATCTTCATCGGCATTGGCTGGACGGGGGACGTCTACCAGCCCATGGCGCTGTGCGTGGGCGGCATGGTGTGCATCGCGGCGGCGAACGCGGGCGCCACGTCGCAGGACCTCAAGACGGGCTACCTGGTGGGCGCCACCCCGCGCGCGCAGCAGATTGGCCTCATGATTGGCGCGGTGGCCGCGGCGATCGTCATCGGCCTCACCATGCAGCTCTTGGACACCCCCACCGCGGAGCTGCGCGCCCAGGGCGTGGAGCACATGATCGGCACGGACAAGTTCCCCGCGCCCCAGGGCACGCTCATGGCCACGCTCATCAAGGGCCTCTTGTCCTTCAACCTGGATTGGCAGTTCGTGCTGGTGGGCGTCTTCCTGTCGGTGACGATGGAGCTGTGCGGCGTGAAGTCGCTGTCCTTCGCCGTGGGCGCCTACCTGCCCCTGTCCACCACCGCGCCCATCTTCGTGGGCGGCGCGCTCAAGGGCCTCTCGGACTTCATGGCCGCGCGCAAGGGCGAGCACGTGGAGGAGTCCGAGCTGGGGCCGGGCAATCTCTTCTCCACGGGACTGGTGGCGGGAGGCGCGCTCGCGGGCGTGGTCGTGGCCATGCTGTCGGTGAACGAGGGCGTCAACGCCGCCATCTCCAAGCTGTCCGTGGAGCACGCCCTGCAAAGCGCCGTGGGCGAGAGCGGCTACCACCTCATCGGCGTGCTCGCCTTCGCCCTCATGTGCGGCGTGCTCTACCGCGTCTCCCGCAAGCCCGCCGAGGTGTAG
- a CDS encoding pyridoxal phosphate-dependent aminotransferase — protein sequence MSPFSARTDFARTWNPLARALAERRERGLPLLDLTETNPTRVGLPMPEPAPLAHPDALGYVPEPLGLLSAREAVAAYLAGRGAPVHPEHLVLSASTSEAYGWLFKLLCEPGDNVLVPAPCYPLFEYLARLEGVGLRHYRLPFAQGFGLDVGELAAARDARTRAVLVVNPGNPTGHYLREGELEALGSWCAREGLALVSDEVFSDFAWDEDPGRVATVAGRSLPMPTFGLSGLSKVAGLPGLKLGWMHVGGPDAARREALERLESLADTYLPVNTPVQLSLRPWLAHAPRFQEAVLARVKENRRLLRDARPRHAPWSVVPAEGGWSAVLRIPLEPGEEATCLALLDAGVGVHPGFFYDFTGGAWLVLSLLTHPDVFAQALGPLARVLAASG from the coding sequence GTGAGTCCGTTTTCCGCGCGCACCGACTTCGCGCGGACGTGGAACCCGCTGGCCCGGGCGCTCGCCGAGCGCCGGGAGCGGGGGCTGCCCCTGCTGGACCTGACCGAGACGAATCCCACCCGCGTGGGCCTGCCCATGCCCGAGCCCGCGCCGCTGGCGCACCCGGACGCGCTCGGCTACGTGCCCGAGCCCCTGGGGCTGCTGTCCGCCCGCGAGGCCGTGGCGGCGTACCTGGCCGGGCGCGGGGCCCCTGTCCACCCCGAGCACCTGGTGCTCTCCGCGAGCACGAGCGAGGCGTATGGGTGGCTCTTCAAGCTGCTGTGCGAGCCGGGGGACAACGTGCTCGTGCCCGCGCCCTGCTACCCCCTCTTCGAGTACCTGGCGCGGCTGGAGGGCGTGGGCCTGCGCCACTACCGCCTGCCGTTCGCGCAGGGCTTCGGACTGGACGTGGGCGAGCTCGCCGCCGCGCGGGACGCGCGCACCCGGGCGGTGCTCGTGGTGAATCCCGGCAACCCCACGGGCCACTACCTGCGCGAGGGCGAGTTGGAGGCGTTGGGCTCGTGGTGCGCACGGGAGGGGCTGGCGCTTGTGTCGGACGAGGTGTTCTCGGACTTCGCCTGGGACGAGGATCCCGGCCGCGTGGCCACGGTGGCCGGGCGCTCGCTGCCCATGCCCACCTTCGGCCTGTCGGGGCTGTCGAAGGTCGCGGGGCTGCCGGGCCTCAAGCTCGGGTGGATGCACGTGGGCGGCCCCGACGCCGCGCGGCGGGAGGCCCTGGAGCGTCTGGAGTCGCTGGCGGACACGTACCTGCCGGTGAATACACCCGTGCAGTTGTCCCTGCGGCCATGGCTCGCTCACGCGCCGCGCTTCCAGGAGGCGGTGCTCGCGCGCGTGAAGGAGAACCGGCGCCTGCTGCGCGACGCCCGGCCGCGTCATGCGCCCTGGAGCGTGGTGCCCGCCGAGGGAGGCTGGAGCGCCGTGTTGCGCATTCCCCTGGAGCCCGGTGAGGAGGCGACCTGCCTGGCCCTGCTGGACGCGGGCGTGGGGGTGCATCCGGGATTCTTCTACGACTTCACGGGCGGCGCCTGGCTGGTGCTGTCCCTGCTGACGCACCCGGACGTCTTCGCCCAGGCCCTGGGTCCGCTCGCGCGCGTCCTGGCCGCGAGCGGGTAG